In Virgibacillus sp. NKC19-16, a single genomic region encodes these proteins:
- a CDS encoding CaiB/BaiF CoA transferase family protein, which yields MLPLDGVKILDLTQYLAGPYCTMVLSDMGADVTKIERFPGGDDSRRLGPFINEEGYSFAMPNRNKQSLALDLKSEKGVEIFHKLAAEADVIIENFRPGVVKKLGIDYETIEKINSSIIYCSISGFGQYGPYSKKGGFDIIAQGITGFMRMTGEPDGKPAKVGIAINDIAAGSAAIYSILGAYVHRLKTGEGQYLDTSLVDAGLAWTVWESAGYFGSGEVAKATGTRHRRSTPYQSYEAKDGYVTVGAGNQKLWELFCNKVINKPEWIQDQRFKSLMDRMDNIDELEKEIEAIFIKETMEYWVDKLDDAGIPAGPVYTYDQTLNDPHVKEREMIVEMEHPKLGTIKTIGVPVKFSKTPLKIRSAAPWLGQNTTEKLKEAGYSDEEINKLYENEIVYNKYEESEEGAHG from the coding sequence TTTCCAGGAGGGGATGATTCAAGAAGATTAGGACCGTTTATTAATGAAGAAGGTTATAGTTTTGCTATGCCTAACCGAAACAAACAGAGTTTAGCATTAGATCTAAAATCAGAGAAAGGGGTAGAGATTTTTCATAAACTTGCAGCAGAAGCTGATGTTATTATTGAAAATTTCAGACCAGGAGTAGTGAAAAAGTTAGGAATTGATTATGAAACAATTGAAAAAATTAACTCTTCTATTATCTATTGTTCGATCTCAGGCTTTGGTCAGTACGGTCCTTATAGTAAAAAAGGTGGTTTTGACATAATTGCACAAGGGATCACTGGATTCATGAGGATGACAGGAGAGCCAGATGGTAAGCCAGCTAAAGTTGGTATTGCTATTAACGATATTGCAGCTGGATCTGCGGCCATTTACAGTATTTTAGGTGCTTATGTTCATAGATTAAAAACTGGTGAAGGGCAATATCTTGATACATCTCTTGTGGATGCCGGACTTGCGTGGACAGTTTGGGAGTCTGCTGGGTATTTCGGTTCGGGAGAAGTGGCAAAAGCAACAGGAACAAGACATCGGCGATCCACGCCGTACCAATCTTATGAAGCAAAAGACGGTTATGTTACCGTTGGGGCTGGTAACCAAAAGTTATGGGAGCTATTTTGTAATAAAGTTATTAATAAACCTGAATGGATTCAAGATCAGCGTTTTAAATCATTAATGGATCGTATGGATAATATCGATGAGCTTGAGAAAGAAATTGAAGCCATCTTTATAAAGGAAACAATGGAATACTGGGTTGATAAACTTGACGATGCGGGAATTCCAGCGGGTCCTGTCTATACGTACGATCAGACATTAAATGACCCACATGTTAAAGAGAGAGAAATGATTGTTGAAATGGAACACCCGAAATTAGGCACAATCAAAACAATTGGCGTTCCAGTAAAATTTTCAAAAACGCCGTTAAAAATTCGATCAGCTGCTCCTTGGCTAGGCCAAAATACTACTGAAAAACTAAAAGAAGCTGGTTATTCAGATGAAGAAATTAATAAGCTATATGAAAATGAAATTGTTTACAATAAATATGAGGAATCAGAGGAGGGCGCTCATGGCTAA